The genomic interval AAGACCGTTCGGACCGCAGTCGAGTCCGATAGTTTCATATGCGATACCACACTCTTCCAAAGCCCACATGGCACGGATATCACGCGTGTAACCCCAAAGAAAGGGCGGCAAAGATTTAAAAACGTAAACTTTCATTTCTTTGATCCTCATTATGCAATAATTCGTTTTATTGCGAACGGGAATTCAAATCAACTCTTAACGCGTGACCTCGCTATACGAAAACCAAGATCATCAATCGCATAAGTCGGATGACTCCGACGCCGATTGGAGGCCAAACACCCACGCTCCTCGTCATTCCACCCGCCACCACGGAACACCCGATAGGTCCCGTAAACCTCGACATCATACAAATCCTCACACCACTCCCACACATTGCCCAGCATATCGTAAACACCCCAACCATTCGGCGCTTTCAATCCAACGTCATGAGTGCAACCCTCAGAATTCCCCGCATACCATGCAATCTCATCAATCTCTCCATACCGCACTTTCCCGCTATCAGCCCGACACGCATACTCCCACTGGGCTTCACTCGGGAGACGGAATCCATTCGCACTCTCATCAATATCAGCCCCCTCGCTATTCACTAAATAACAAGGCCGCAACCCCAAAATCTCCGACAGCCTATTACAGAATGCAGCAGCATCAAACCACGACACCGTCTCCACAGGCCTTCTGGCCCCTTTAAAACAGGAAGGATCCCGCTGAAGAACCGCCGCATAAAGCTCCTGCGTCACGGGAAACCTGGAAATCAGAAAAGGCTCCAACTCCACAGCCCACTTCGTCTTCTTCCTATCATCCCGCAGTTCAATCTCCCCACGAGGCAATTCCAACATCAGCTCATCCAGCGCTTTTGATATATCCATAAGTCTCCTGCCTTTTCTGCTTCAACCCGCATCCTGAATAGCTTACTATCCCTATGTCGCAAAACATCCACAACCACGAAATAGGAAAGGCCGCACAATGAACGACCGCATCATATTCCTCCTGGACGGAATCGAAGCCCTCGGAAGCCTCGCATTCACCGGCCTTGTCCTCCCCTCCTGACGAACTCAAGATCTACCGAAAGCTCCCGCGCCGCTGGCTTTCCACCTCTCTGCCTTTCGCGCTATAATGAAGACAAAGTCACAGCTCTTGGGAGGCAGTCTGGATGTTTTACAAAATCCTGGCCCTGGACGGTGGTGGTCTGCGTTCGATCTATTCCGCCCAACTCCTTTTCCGCCTGCACGATCGCTATCGCATCCTGGATAAGGTCGATATGATCGCCGGCGTCAGCGGCGGCGCGATCACGGCCGCGGGTTTATCCTGCGGCTGGTCGCCAAGCCAGATCGTGGATTTCTTTGCCAAAGACGGCCCGGATATTTTCGAACGCACGGTCTACCCGGGGGTGATCGACGACCTCGCGTACATGCACCGCAGTAAATATGGGGAAGGCCGCCGCCGCTTTTTTGAGCGGTACTTTGGCGAAAAAACCCTGGCCGATGCGAAGAGAAGCCTTGTTATCCCAAGCTTTGACGCCAAACACCGTTCGGGCATCTGGCAAACGGTGTCCTTTAATAATTTCAAAAATTCCCCGCTGCGCAATGTGAAGCTGGTCGACGCCGTGATGAGCAGCAGCGCAGCCCCGGTGTATTTCCCGGTGAACACCACCGAGGTCGAAGGCTTCACCACCAAATACATCGACGGCGGATTCTGGGCAAATAATCCGAGCGACACGGCCTTCAGTGAAGCCGTCCGCGATGATCACGGCGGCGCCGCCTGGGACAAGGTCGTGGTTCTTTCCCTGGGAACGACACGCGGAAAAAAGGTCCTTTCCACCCCGAAAAACAACCTCGGCTGGCTGGATTGGTTCCGAGCGGATCTGATTGATATGATTTTGGATGCGGCCTCGAAGAGCGCTGTGGATTATAAAATGCAAAATTACCTGGGCCCACGCTATCATCGTATGGATACCGTTCTGGAAGAACCGATCGACCTGGATGATATCAGCAGCATTCAAAGGCTCGTCGGGCTTGCCAATGAATACGATATGGATGCCGTCGAACAGTGGATTGAAGGCTTCTGGCTGTGAAACAGGATAAAGGAGACTATGCCCCATGATACGAAAACTGCTTCTGGCCGCTCTCATGATGTTCGCAGCCGTACCCGCAGCCCGCGCCGCAGCCCCGGGCCCCTTCGGCCTGGGCATAGTCCTGGTGGATCCCACGGGCCTCAGCGCCAACTACTATTACGAAAAGCAGCGTAGCATCTCAGGTGCCCT from Oligoflexus sp. carries:
- a CDS encoding formylglycine-generating enzyme family protein, with the translated sequence MDISKALDELMLELPRGEIELRDDRKKTKWAVELEPFLISRFPVTQELYAAVLQRDPSCFKGARRPVETVSWFDAAAFCNRLSEILGLRPCYLVNSEGADIDESANGFRLPSEAQWEYACRADSGKVRYGEIDEIAWYAGNSEGCTHDVGLKAPNGWGVYDMLGNVWEWCEDLYDVEVYGTYRVFRGGGWNDEERGCLASNRRRSHPTYAIDDLGFRIARSRVKS
- a CDS encoding patatin-like phospholipase family protein, whose amino-acid sequence is MFYKILALDGGGLRSIYSAQLLFRLHDRYRILDKVDMIAGVSGGAITAAGLSCGWSPSQIVDFFAKDGPDIFERTVYPGVIDDLAYMHRSKYGEGRRRFFERYFGEKTLADAKRSLVIPSFDAKHRSGIWQTVSFNNFKNSPLRNVKLVDAVMSSSAAPVYFPVNTTEVEGFTTKYIDGGFWANNPSDTAFSEAVRDDHGGAAWDKVVVLSLGTTRGKKVLSTPKNNLGWLDWFRADLIDMILDAASKSAVDYKMQNYLGPRYHRMDTVLEEPIDLDDISSIQRLVGLANEYDMDAVEQWIEGFWL